One segment of Paenibacillus rhizovicinus DNA contains the following:
- a CDS encoding VOC family protein, translating into MDKLALKRELESKYPHAKARLARIECVYIPVTNAATAKAFFMKHGLITLSPQGNVKLASGQGIFFLETKEKQTSNFVTHDWDDNNEEHEMESVCFEVTQIDELYAQMKADGAAVSELKDSGDCGLGFHFRDPDGNKYMAWQQA; encoded by the coding sequence GTGGACAAATTGGCATTGAAACGCGAGTTAGAAAGCAAGTATCCGCATGCGAAGGCGCGTCTGGCAAGAATCGAATGCGTCTACATCCCGGTTACGAACGCAGCGACGGCCAAAGCATTTTTCATGAAGCACGGCCTCATTACTTTGTCGCCTCAAGGGAATGTGAAACTCGCCTCCGGACAAGGCATCTTCTTCCTGGAGACGAAGGAGAAGCAGACATCCAATTTCGTGACGCATGATTGGGACGACAATAATGAAGAGCATGAGATGGAATCGGTCTGTTTCGAAGTGACGCAGATTGATGAGCTATATGCGCAAATGAAGGCCGACGGTGCGGCGGTTTCGGAGCTGAAGGATAGCGGGGATTGCGGGCTGGGTTTCCATTTCCGTGATCCGGACGGTAATAAATACATGGCTTGGCAGCAAGCGTAG
- a CDS encoding response regulator: MDDTPSQVESIAVTIAQGDLGFAHIHKTYSGEEALKVFQERTIHIVITDIRMPEMNGIELIRQIREKDRKVKIIVLSGYADFEYAQSVVPYNTSGYLMKPVNPVQLQEMLGKLLGEIAGEMQQRKQQQRDVYAFRENLPALRNELLVRLLGGDRVPYSELERKLFLLNLPFSANREAGMFIVRLEGRLQEYVNADRDLIEYAVTNMAEEVFQEAFHLWFCRDHNEYLVFVASPVVKGSEPLETGSALDRYALDKLAATLKKKAESLLNNSMSIVLGSNGAIFPEGLQDLYRKLVNGIRQIDDGRDSAFLRVIESPSQVVIGTMTSLYRPPLLLHLLDTGNWDGAEKKLNEIFNELKSVHYPPEYANEAYFAIANAYQYMAHKKGKLLSELGGSSLGLMPAAPSLKQLERWAFFIFESIRGLFHERAEKQKMGLIDKVHEYVEHNMNTGLSLQTLAAHVGLHPAYLSRAYRAETGSNLSDYILRRRMELATYLLCNSDNKIYEIAQIVGYQAVPHFIKLFKAYSNMTPQEYRDRAGQK; encoded by the coding sequence GTGGACGACACGCCTTCCCAGGTTGAAAGCATAGCCGTAACCATTGCGCAAGGCGATCTCGGTTTTGCGCATATTCATAAGACGTATTCGGGCGAAGAAGCGTTGAAAGTCTTTCAAGAACGTACCATCCATATTGTCATTACCGATATCCGGATGCCGGAGATGAACGGGATTGAGCTTATTCGGCAGATTCGCGAGAAGGACCGCAAGGTCAAAATCATCGTGCTGTCCGGCTATGCGGATTTTGAATACGCCCAAAGCGTCGTTCCCTACAATACGTCGGGCTATCTGATGAAGCCGGTTAATCCGGTGCAGCTGCAGGAAATGCTCGGCAAGTTGCTTGGAGAGATCGCTGGCGAAATGCAGCAGCGTAAGCAGCAGCAGCGCGACGTGTATGCGTTTCGTGAAAATCTGCCCGCATTGCGCAACGAGCTGTTGGTTCGGCTGCTCGGCGGCGACCGAGTTCCGTATTCGGAGCTGGAGCGGAAGCTGTTTCTGCTCAATTTGCCTTTCTCGGCGAACCGCGAGGCAGGCATGTTCATCGTGCGGCTGGAGGGAAGGCTGCAGGAATACGTGAATGCCGATCGGGACCTGATCGAATACGCCGTCACGAATATGGCGGAGGAAGTATTCCAAGAGGCCTTTCATCTCTGGTTCTGCCGGGATCACAACGAATACCTCGTCTTCGTGGCTTCGCCGGTCGTGAAAGGGAGCGAGCCATTGGAGACGGGTTCGGCGCTCGATCGCTATGCGCTCGATAAGCTGGCCGCGACGCTGAAGAAGAAAGCCGAATCGTTGCTGAACAACAGCATGTCGATCGTTCTTGGCAGCAACGGGGCGATTTTCCCCGAAGGCCTCCAGGATTTATACCGCAAGCTCGTGAACGGCATCCGGCAAATCGACGACGGCCGGGACAGCGCCTTCCTGCGCGTCATCGAGAGCCCCAGCCAAGTGGTTATTGGCACGATGACATCCTTGTATCGGCCGCCATTGCTGCTTCACCTGCTGGATACGGGCAATTGGGACGGCGCGGAGAAGAAGCTGAACGAAATCTTCAATGAACTGAAGAGCGTGCATTATCCGCCGGAATATGCCAACGAAGCCTATTTCGCCATCGCGAATGCTTACCAGTACATGGCGCATAAGAAAGGGAAGCTGCTAAGCGAGCTTGGCGGCTCCTCGTTGGGACTGATGCCGGCCGCGCCGTCGTTAAAGCAGCTCGAGCGGTGGGCGTTCTTCATTTTCGAAAGCATACGGGGCTTGTTTCACGAGCGGGCCGAGAAGCAGAAGATGGGATTGATCGACAAGGTCCATGAATACGTGGAGCATAACATGAATACGGGGCTGTCGCTGCAGACGCTTGCGGCGCATGTCGGCTTGCATCCGGCGTATTTGTCCCGAGCGTACCGGGCGGAGACGGGCAGCAACCTGAGCGATTATATTTTGCGCCGCCGAATGGAGCTGGCAACGTACCTGCTGTGCAACAGCGACAATAAAATTTACGAGATTGCGCAAATCGTCGGCTATCAGGCGGTTCCGCATTTCATCAAGCTGTTCAAGGCGTATTCGAACATGACGCCGCAGGAATACCGGGACAGGGCGGGGCAGAAGTAA
- a CDS encoding type 2 periplasmic-binding domain-containing protein, producing the protein MKRYVKLAKWTTLALVISSLPTLAACSSDKNNEAANNNGTTNNQTADNGTKSTVDPAAMWQQKFDPPVTITTAVVDDGASRGNAFKPGESMEDNVNTRWMKDNMGINVKYDFIVTKAEDYDTKIRLLLSSGGKLPDVFSAPGDSLQNLIDAGKVMPLDDAIEKYAHPEFKKILEKFDYALGEVKRDGKLYGLPGFFMGDEGTVMWIRKDWLDKLGLQAPKTLDELTNVLKAFTENDPDGNGKADTIGLAVPLKEGPWTWMGQTDAIVAALTDQMINTFDIKSYWNKGADGKLTYGAIQPDAKKYLQLMKDWMSNGYIDKESGIMDPMKASEAAAAGKAGVMFGPAWMGGWPLGDAAKVDPKADFEAYNLPSGPDGKFGRAEKGITAGFTMFNKDFKGIEAWFAYFNKLFAKNLNQDGDPYNDPRFKDGFHEGYDYVNYNGKIVKGDYKAAGVPEDKWPLKDGSRMDMRFMMASITGGTTTIPYSNTDAIKKFLADPNAEPQTSTEFDVKASPARTLAAQGVRLNQGITEGKNYFTGPLTPTMKSKGQLLTKLATETYLKIIYGEKPMDYFDDFVKQWNDNGGSKITDEVNAWYAESNK; encoded by the coding sequence ATGAAACGGTATGTAAAGCTTGCGAAATGGACGACGCTTGCGCTCGTTATCAGCTCCTTGCCGACTCTGGCCGCTTGTTCGAGCGACAAGAACAACGAAGCGGCGAACAACAACGGAACGACCAACAATCAAACTGCAGACAACGGGACGAAATCCACTGTGGATCCGGCGGCGATGTGGCAGCAAAAATTCGATCCGCCGGTTACGATTACGACAGCGGTCGTAGATGACGGCGCTTCCAGGGGCAATGCCTTCAAACCGGGCGAATCCATGGAAGACAACGTGAATACGCGTTGGATGAAAGACAACATGGGTATCAATGTGAAATACGATTTCATCGTGACGAAAGCGGAAGATTACGATACGAAGATTCGTTTGCTGCTCTCCAGCGGCGGCAAGCTCCCGGACGTGTTCTCGGCACCGGGCGACTCCTTGCAAAACCTGATCGACGCCGGCAAAGTCATGCCTCTGGACGATGCCATCGAGAAATACGCGCATCCGGAATTTAAAAAGATCCTTGAAAAATTCGACTACGCGCTCGGCGAAGTGAAACGCGACGGCAAGCTTTACGGTCTTCCAGGCTTCTTCATGGGTGACGAAGGCACCGTGATGTGGATTCGCAAAGACTGGCTGGACAAGCTCGGTCTGCAAGCGCCAAAAACGCTGGACGAATTGACGAACGTATTGAAAGCGTTCACGGAAAACGATCCGGACGGCAACGGCAAGGCCGACACGATCGGTCTCGCAGTACCGCTGAAAGAAGGACCATGGACATGGATGGGTCAAACGGACGCGATCGTCGCGGCACTGACGGATCAAATGATCAATACATTCGATATCAAAAGCTACTGGAATAAAGGCGCGGACGGCAAGCTGACCTACGGCGCGATTCAGCCGGACGCGAAGAAATACCTCCAGCTCATGAAAGACTGGATGAGCAACGGCTACATCGATAAAGAATCCGGCATCATGGATCCGATGAAAGCTTCCGAGGCTGCAGCCGCAGGCAAAGCCGGCGTCATGTTCGGACCTGCCTGGATGGGCGGCTGGCCGCTCGGCGATGCTGCGAAGGTCGATCCGAAAGCCGATTTCGAAGCCTACAATCTTCCTTCCGGTCCAGACGGCAAGTTCGGCCGTGCCGAGAAAGGCATCACTGCAGGCTTCACGATGTTCAACAAAGACTTCAAGGGCATCGAGGCATGGTTCGCGTATTTCAACAAATTGTTCGCAAAGAACTTGAATCAAGACGGAGATCCATACAATGATCCGCGCTTCAAGGACGGTTTCCATGAAGGGTACGACTACGTGAATTACAACGGCAAAATCGTCAAAGGCGACTACAAAGCAGCCGGCGTGCCGGAAGACAAATGGCCGCTGAAAGACGGCAGCCGGATGGATATGCGCTTCATGATGGCGAGCATCACCGGCGGCACGACGACGATTCCGTATTCGAACACGGATGCGATCAAGAAATTCCTGGCCGATCCGAACGCCGAGCCGCAAACGTCCACGGAATTCGATGTCAAGGCATCGCCGGCCAGAACCTTAGCGGCGCAAGGCGTACGTTTGAATCAAGGCATTACCGAAGGTAAAAACTACTTCACGGGTCCGCTGACGCCGACGATGAAGTCGAAAGGCCAATTGCTCACGAAGCTGGCGACGGAAACGTACCTGAAAATCATCTATGGCGAGAAGCCGATGGACTACTTCGATGATTTCGTGAAGCAATGGAACGATAACGGCGGCTCGAAGATTACGGACGAAGTCAATGCTTGGTACGCTGAAAGCAATAAGTAA
- a CDS encoding glutathione peroxidase produces the protein MNVYDFTVLTSRGERKPLADYRGNVLLIVNTATKCGLAPQFKALQQLHERYKDQGLTVLGFPCNQFRDQEPVKDSEMQETCQINFGVTFPLLGKIDVNGPNADPLYNYLKQEASGFLSSSIKWNFTKFLVDAEGRVVKRFSPTTKPLKLEGQIQKLLAGAKKGTPVG, from the coding sequence ATGAACGTCTATGATTTCACGGTTCTGACGTCCAGGGGCGAACGGAAGCCGCTTGCCGATTACCGCGGCAATGTGCTGCTTATCGTGAATACCGCGACGAAATGCGGGCTCGCCCCGCAATTCAAGGCGCTGCAGCAGCTGCACGAGAGATACAAGGATCAAGGCTTGACCGTGCTCGGGTTTCCGTGCAATCAGTTCAGGGATCAAGAGCCGGTTAAAGACAGCGAAATGCAGGAAACCTGCCAGATTAATTTCGGCGTCACCTTCCCGCTGCTCGGCAAAATCGACGTCAACGGTCCGAACGCGGATCCGCTTTACAACTATTTGAAACAGGAAGCGTCGGGGTTCCTGAGCTCGTCCATCAAGTGGAATTTCACCAAGTTTCTCGTCGATGCGGAAGGCCGCGTCGTCAAACGGTTCTCGCCGACTACGAAACCGTTGAAGCTTGAAGGACAGATCCAGAAGCTGCTGGCTGGCGCAAAGAAAGGCACGCCTGTCGGCTAA
- a CDS encoding carbohydrate ABC transporter permease, translated as MRYRSRSYAVFTVTNTIFLALLGLLCILPLIHVLAVSFSSRAAATANIVNFWPVGFTADAYSNTLGNHDFLRAMWIGVERTVLSTIVSMAVVTMAAYSLSKSSIRFPGRQLYTWIFVFTMLFSGGLIPGYIVVSKLHMIDTMWALILPGAVSVWNMILMLNFFRSLPPELEEAALIDGAGHLRVLWSVYLPVSLPSIATLSLFCMVGSWNSWFDGMIYISKPSGYPLATFLHSMIVSDNLSRVGVSADQVQNFSSRTVKDSQIFIGALPILLVYPFLQKYFVKGIVLGSVKS; from the coding sequence ATGCGCTACCGTTCTCGAAGTTACGCTGTTTTTACAGTTACTAATACGATCTTTCTGGCTTTACTAGGTTTGCTCTGTATCCTTCCTTTGATTCATGTCCTTGCCGTCTCGTTCAGCTCGCGAGCCGCAGCTACGGCGAACATCGTTAATTTCTGGCCAGTTGGCTTTACTGCGGACGCCTATAGCAATACGCTTGGCAACCACGATTTTCTGAGAGCGATGTGGATCGGCGTGGAACGGACGGTTCTCTCGACGATCGTCTCGATGGCCGTTGTTACAATGGCGGCTTACAGCTTGTCGAAGTCGAGCATCCGCTTTCCCGGACGGCAGCTGTATACGTGGATTTTCGTCTTCACGATGCTGTTCTCCGGCGGTTTGATTCCGGGCTACATCGTCGTCAGCAAGCTCCATATGATCGATACGATGTGGGCGCTTATACTGCCAGGCGCGGTCAGCGTCTGGAATATGATCCTGATGCTGAACTTCTTCCGCTCGCTTCCACCGGAACTGGAAGAAGCCGCTTTAATCGATGGCGCCGGTCATCTAAGAGTATTGTGGAGCGTTTATTTGCCTGTATCGTTGCCATCCATCGCGACCTTGTCGCTCTTCTGCATGGTAGGAAGCTGGAATTCCTGGTTTGACGGGATGATTTATATCTCCAAGCCGTCCGGCTATCCGCTGGCGACCTTCTTGCATTCGATGATCGTGAGCGACAACCTGTCCCGTGTCGGCGTATCTGCCGATCAGGTACAGAACTTCTCGAGTCGCACGGTGAAAGACTCGCAAATCTTCATCGGCGCCTTGCCGATCCTGTTGGTCTATCCGTTCTTGCAGAAATATTTCGTCAAAGGCATTGTGCTTGGCTCCGTGAAGTCGTAA
- a CDS encoding sensor histidine kinase produces MTGWMHVLDFLKLNRLTGRRMNIFTKIMIVIVLMLIPIVLMFNYSNKISTDVVEKELLQVNLNRLRLFVGQMDAEADRLWKAGYVIAKDPDVVQLQFRSSSDPVYSWLQAKKQVQEKLDLQSSTFEWSNKLTVYSPPSGVVVSTNWKQQYNAEYFRNPVQDRWDYRLITTERGTEQAFLRQLIMPFDPKKMPENPSLYVEITFSAENLVQMLDRLKQGSAGQPFLYNPLYEPIRSSDSEREQIDDMSKSFAAVIPHNPGNEGSIKISYKNEQYLVNYAASAALGWYLVDFVPMTQVLKPIDQSKLIFYGASLMLLLMGVSSVALLYRHVQKPIYELIRAVKSLRRGDYGYRIAHWPSNEFRYLIEQFNMMSTDIQELIDKVYIEQLRAQESSLKHLQAQINPHFLYNNFAYIQSMAQLERTKAIVAFTQHLSQYYRYTTRTEQQLTFLADEMDLIRNYLEIHRMQSERLEYAEEIDEGLMSLLLPRLLLQPLVENAIVHGMEGRKGKFQILIRGGRTEDGYELIVEDNGIGMQEDGLIALRQSLQQQTSSSHSIGLRNVHQRLRHYFGESSGLLVAPSSMGGLCVGLIIKDGGDSDL; encoded by the coding sequence ATGACGGGATGGATGCACGTGCTGGATTTTCTGAAGCTCAATCGGCTTACGGGCCGTAGAATGAACATATTCACCAAGATCATGATCGTCATCGTGCTTATGCTCATTCCTATCGTATTGATGTTCAATTATTCGAATAAGATCAGTACCGATGTCGTCGAGAAGGAACTGCTCCAGGTCAACTTGAACCGTCTTCGTTTGTTCGTCGGACAAATGGACGCGGAAGCGGACAGGCTCTGGAAGGCCGGCTACGTCATCGCGAAAGATCCGGATGTTGTGCAGCTTCAGTTTCGGTCGTCTTCCGATCCCGTCTACTCTTGGCTGCAAGCCAAGAAGCAAGTACAAGAGAAGCTGGATTTGCAGTCTTCCACGTTTGAATGGAGCAACAAGCTGACGGTTTATTCTCCGCCTTCGGGGGTCGTCGTTTCGACGAACTGGAAGCAGCAGTACAACGCGGAATATTTCCGCAATCCGGTTCAGGATCGTTGGGATTATCGTCTCATTACGACGGAACGGGGAACGGAGCAGGCGTTTCTGCGTCAGCTCATCATGCCGTTCGATCCGAAGAAGATGCCGGAGAATCCGAGCTTGTATGTGGAAATAACGTTCTCGGCAGAAAATTTGGTCCAAATGCTGGATCGATTGAAGCAGGGCAGCGCCGGCCAGCCGTTTCTGTATAACCCGCTTTACGAGCCGATCCGCTCTTCGGACTCGGAACGCGAGCAGATCGACGATATGTCCAAGAGCTTTGCGGCCGTTATCCCGCATAATCCCGGCAATGAAGGCTCGATCAAGATTTCGTACAAGAATGAACAATATCTCGTCAATTATGCCGCCTCAGCTGCTCTGGGGTGGTATTTGGTCGATTTCGTGCCGATGACTCAGGTGCTTAAGCCGATTGACCAAAGCAAGCTGATCTTTTACGGAGCGAGCTTGATGTTATTGCTGATGGGCGTTTCATCCGTAGCCTTGCTGTACCGCCACGTGCAGAAGCCGATCTATGAATTGATCCGCGCGGTCAAGTCGCTTCGGCGGGGCGACTACGGGTATCGCATCGCGCATTGGCCAAGCAATGAATTCCGCTATCTGATCGAGCAATTCAATATGATGTCTACGGATATCCAGGAGCTTATCGATAAGGTGTATATCGAGCAGCTTCGTGCACAAGAGTCGTCGCTCAAGCATCTGCAGGCGCAGATCAATCCTCATTTCCTGTACAATAATTTTGCCTATATTCAAAGCATGGCGCAGCTCGAACGGACGAAGGCTATCGTAGCTTTCACGCAGCATCTGAGCCAATATTATCGGTATACGACCCGAACGGAGCAGCAATTGACGTTCCTGGCCGACGAAATGGATTTGATTCGCAATTACTTGGAAATTCATCGGATGCAGTCGGAGCGGCTGGAATACGCCGAAGAAATCGATGAAGGCCTGATGTCGCTGCTTCTGCCGCGGCTCCTGCTGCAGCCGCTTGTCGAGAATGCGATCGTGCACGGCATGGAGGGCAGGAAAGGCAAATTCCAGATCCTTATTAGAGGCGGCCGGACGGAAGACGGCTATGAACTGATCGTCGAAGACAACGGAATCGGCATGCAAGAGGATGGACTAATCGCGTTGAGGCAATCGTTGCAGCAGCAGACCAGTTCAAGCCACAGCATCGGGTTGCGGAACGTCCATCAGCGTCTGCGGCATTATTTCGGCGAATCATCGGGACTGTTGGTTGCGCCTTCCTCCATGGGCGGGCTCTGCGTAGGATTGATCATAAAGGACGGGGGCGATTCCGATCTTTGA
- a CDS encoding ABC transporter permease, which translates to MASYWRKTWPFHLLLLPALVLVIIFAYIPLFGAAIAFEDYQPWLGIKGSPWVGFEHFRTIFEYPDSKQVIINTLIIASLKLVFNLVIPVIFALLLNEVVNTYFKRVVQTLVYLPHFLSWVILGGILIDLLSTEGGIVNRFLNVLGMKSIFFLGDGQWFRFTVIVSDIWKEFGFSAIIFLATLVGIDPSLYEAAEIDGATRWQQVVNITLPLILPIVIVVATLSLGRVLDGGQDQILNLYNPLVYSHGDILDTFVYREGLMSGKFSFGTAVGLFKSAVGFIMILISYRLAYKLANYRIF; encoded by the coding sequence GTGGCTTCATATTGGAGAAAGACCTGGCCGTTTCATTTGCTTCTGTTGCCTGCATTAGTATTAGTCATCATTTTCGCGTACATTCCGTTATTCGGTGCTGCAATTGCCTTCGAAGATTATCAGCCTTGGCTCGGCATTAAAGGTTCGCCGTGGGTCGGATTTGAGCATTTCCGGACGATCTTCGAATATCCGGACAGCAAGCAAGTTATTATCAATACACTGATTATCGCTTCATTGAAGCTGGTCTTCAATTTGGTCATTCCTGTCATATTTGCGTTGCTTCTGAACGAAGTCGTCAACACGTATTTCAAACGCGTCGTGCAAACGCTTGTCTATTTGCCCCATTTCTTGTCTTGGGTTATTCTCGGCGGTATCTTGATCGACCTTCTGTCGACAGAAGGCGGTATCGTCAATCGCTTTCTTAATGTGCTTGGAATGAAGAGCATTTTCTTCTTAGGTGATGGCCAGTGGTTCCGCTTTACGGTCATCGTCAGTGATATTTGGAAAGAATTTGGATTTTCTGCCATCATCTTCTTGGCCACCTTGGTAGGCATCGACCCCTCTTTGTACGAAGCGGCGGAAATCGATGGGGCAACTCGCTGGCAGCAAGTCGTTAATATAACGCTTCCGCTCATTCTGCCAATTGTCATCGTTGTTGCTACATTGTCGCTTGGCCGGGTACTCGATGGCGGTCAAGATCAGATTTTGAATTTGTACAACCCGCTTGTTTACTCGCATGGCGATATTCTCGATACGTTTGTCTATCGCGAAGGCTTGATGAGCGGCAAATTCAGTTTCGGTACGGCGGTCGGTCTGTTTAAATCGGCAGTCGGATTCATTATGATCTTGATCAGCTACAGATTGGCGTACAAACTAGCCAACTACCGGATTTTCTAA
- a CDS encoding phytanoyl-CoA dioxygenase family protein — MSELNIVPVDRRHLLSAEQMAHFVTEGFLLLDAFVPQELNERVYQEQVKGGQGHTFWNRTDAIREVFELPEVQGIIQSLVGSRPVYDHSFLHIVPDHYPVAQDWHGDSIIDVRPHAFDIQLFYFSHDAPPEMGPTLILPGSHLRKINTFSLARYKNIVGQRQLAGKAGTLAILHHGIWHCAQPNATDRTRYAFKLRLRPGQEQRGLFNLDGSDSPEVRSIIEHGYQRWQGNEDRLDHMQRAKLWRYVTGDDSVDVSFEGALTRMGI; from the coding sequence ATGAGTGAACTGAATATCGTGCCGGTCGACCGCCGGCATTTGCTGAGCGCGGAGCAGATGGCTCATTTCGTGACGGAAGGCTTCCTGCTGCTGGATGCGTTCGTGCCGCAGGAATTGAATGAACGCGTATATCAAGAGCAGGTCAAAGGCGGTCAAGGACATACCTTCTGGAACAGAACCGATGCGATCCGCGAGGTGTTCGAGCTGCCCGAGGTGCAGGGAATCATCCAGAGCCTCGTCGGCAGCCGGCCCGTGTACGACCATTCGTTCCTCCATATCGTGCCGGATCATTATCCCGTCGCCCAGGATTGGCACGGCGATTCCATCATCGACGTACGGCCGCACGCGTTCGACATTCAGCTCTTCTACTTCTCCCACGACGCCCCCCCGGAAATGGGACCGACCCTCATCCTTCCGGGCTCGCATTTGCGGAAAATCAATACGTTCAGCCTCGCGCGGTACAAAAACATCGTCGGCCAGCGCCAGCTTGCCGGCAAAGCGGGCACGCTCGCCATTCTCCACCATGGCATTTGGCACTGCGCCCAGCCGAACGCGACAGACCGCACGCGGTACGCCTTCAAGCTCCGGCTTCGCCCGGGCCAGGAGCAGCGCGGCCTCTTCAACCTGGACGGCTCCGACAGTCCGGAAGTCCGAAGCATTATCGAGCATGGCTATCAGCGTTGGCAAGGCAACGAGGACCGGCTCGACCACATGCAGCGCGCGAAGTTATGGCGCTACGTGACCGGCGACGACAGCGTCGACGTCTCGTTCGAAGGCGCTTTGACGCGCATGGGAATTTAA
- a CDS encoding GNAT family N-acetyltransferase, producing MMLTIRQATQHDLPKVVECSQLWTAENITYGLGPNSEEGLRSSIGDYFWIAEVDSDVIGYITGSVHESEGLAVIAAGERYLEIDEVYVHPEHRSGTIGHQLVDRLLQTAEGNGINRSIVNSASKQWREIVGFYEKHGFQMWFVQMYR from the coding sequence ATGATGCTCACAATCAGGCAAGCGACGCAGCATGATCTTCCGAAGGTGGTCGAATGTTCTCAATTATGGACCGCCGAGAATATCACCTACGGTCTCGGGCCTAACAGCGAGGAAGGCTTGCGTTCGTCGATCGGAGATTATTTCTGGATCGCCGAGGTCGATTCGGACGTGATCGGCTATATTACCGGCAGCGTGCATGAAAGCGAAGGACTGGCTGTCATCGCCGCCGGGGAGCGTTATCTGGAAATCGACGAGGTGTATGTGCATCCCGAGCATCGAAGCGGAACGATCGGCCATCAACTGGTCGACAGACTGCTGCAAACCGCCGAGGGGAACGGCATCAACCGTTCCATCGTGAATTCCGCGAGCAAGCAATGGCGCGAAATCGTCGGCTTCTACGAGAAGCACGGTTTTCAAATGTGGTTCGTTCAAATGTACCGTTAA